A single region of the Gephyromycinifex aptenodytis genome encodes:
- a CDS encoding ABC transporter ATP-binding protein — protein sequence MTTPELSAESLCVGYEKRCVIDGFDLEVASGEFTAIIGPNACGKSTLLKALARLLPASAGRVVLDGRPIHDHKTVEVAKVLGLLPQHTTVAEGIRVADLVSRGRFAHQRFLRRWNEKDTLAVEEAMRDAKVSDLATRVVDELSGGQRQRVWLATVLAQQTPLLLLDEPTTYLDINHQLEVMELCSQLNRRGRTVVTVLHDLNHAARFATHVVAMREGRLVAQGPPAEVLTPDLLAEVFAIEAQVLTDPVTGGPLVVAIRPLPKKENL from the coding sequence ATGACGACCCCCGAACTATCCGCCGAGTCGCTCTGCGTGGGGTACGAAAAGCGCTGCGTGATCGACGGATTCGACCTCGAGGTCGCCAGCGGCGAATTCACCGCCATCATCGGCCCGAATGCCTGCGGCAAGTCCACCCTGCTGAAGGCGCTGGCCCGGTTGCTGCCGGCCAGCGCAGGCCGGGTTGTTCTCGACGGACGACCCATCCACGACCACAAGACCGTCGAGGTGGCCAAGGTCCTGGGCCTGCTGCCCCAGCACACCACGGTGGCTGAGGGGATCCGCGTTGCCGACCTGGTCTCCCGAGGCCGTTTCGCCCACCAGCGCTTCCTGCGTCGCTGGAACGAGAAGGACACCCTCGCCGTCGAGGAGGCCATGCGAGACGCCAAGGTGAGCGACCTGGCCACGCGCGTGGTCGACGAGCTCTCCGGGGGGCAACGCCAACGTGTCTGGCTGGCAACCGTCCTGGCACAGCAAACGCCCCTGCTGCTGCTGGATGAGCCCACGACCTACCTGGACATCAACCACCAACTCGAGGTGATGGAACTGTGCTCTCAGCTGAACCGCCGCGGTCGCACCGTGGTGACGGTCTTGCACGACCTGAACCATGCCGCTCGTTTCGCCACGCACGTCGTGGCCATGCGTGAGGGACGCCTCGTCGCTCAAGGGCCGCCAGCAGAGGTTCTCACCCCCGATCTGCTGGCCGAGGTCTTCGCCATCGAGGCCCAAGTGCTCACCGATCCCGTCACCGGCGGGCCGCTGGTGGTGGCGATCCGCCCCCTGCCCAAGAAGGAGAACCTGTGA
- a CDS encoding TetR/AcrR family transcriptional regulator: MSTSRGSTGKRAGLSRGAIVAKAVELSERQGIDGWSMRQLAGELDVVGSVLYHYFSSKDEVCDAVVDTVMRDIVMPDPTLEWKEWFTAVLQAARPVLIKYHGVTERLKTGRFTEIALPALDLAMEKLHRAGFGTLSPLAYSMIVNVAINTISARNMRALDRPGPHHDIREMMSRLDPMAQRSPGLRLMTHGLFEHFLDPEEGEAVSQTYYDLILASVLDGIENVVLPLADKASDEYACCQEQLEGPDTPPFSG, from the coding sequence GTGAGTACGAGCAGGGGCTCAACGGGCAAGCGCGCGGGCCTCAGTCGGGGGGCCATCGTGGCCAAGGCCGTTGAGCTGTCCGAACGGCAAGGCATCGACGGGTGGTCGATGCGTCAGCTGGCGGGAGAACTCGATGTGGTGGGTTCCGTGCTCTACCACTACTTCTCGTCTAAGGACGAGGTGTGTGACGCCGTGGTAGACACCGTCATGCGTGACATCGTGATGCCGGACCCCACCCTGGAGTGGAAGGAGTGGTTCACGGCGGTCCTGCAGGCCGCGCGGCCGGTCCTCATCAAGTACCACGGTGTGACGGAGCGACTCAAGACGGGGCGATTCACCGAGATCGCGCTTCCCGCCCTTGACCTCGCCATGGAGAAACTGCACCGGGCCGGCTTTGGAACCCTTTCCCCCCTGGCCTACTCGATGATCGTGAACGTCGCGATCAACACCATCAGTGCTCGCAACATGCGGGCCTTGGATCGTCCTGGACCCCATCACGATATTCGCGAGATGATGAGCCGCCTCGATCCGATGGCCCAAAGATCCCCCGGCCTTCGCCTCATGACACACGGTCTCTTCGAGCATTTTCTGGACCCTGAAGAGGGAGAGGCCGTGAGTCAGACCTACTACGACTTGATCCTCGCCTCCGTTCTCGACGGGATCGAGAACGTCGTTCTTCCCCTAGCCGACAAAGCCTCCGATGAGTACGCCTGTTGTCAGGAACAGCTCGAAGGTCCGGACACTCCCCCGTTCTCCGGCTGA
- a CDS encoding MFS transporter: MGASEGIGQVRLPPGAQAPVLYATLMLAFMGQMLLNPLIAPLSREMGMKEWHMGATISIAAVMLALTSPYWGKASQRHGAKRTLVTAMGIAMTALFGVVCIAYLGMNGIWVGSSMVIGFMVARGLVYGSAISAVSPTVQTHLVTHTDTEAQRVKAVGGIGAVTGLSSILGAFIGGALAAIGGLMLPLIVMPFLMLIGIVVLAVRFTSEGSLRVDEQPLTVSYRDPRAFPFLISGLLMYIVFSSLATLTGFILQDRFALSPEGTAGVTALYMVMMSVMLIAAQAVFAPKLGWNSVQLLRRGLLIAAVAMVLFIPSHSFVLFGVAISLFGLGTGLAMPGYNAGPTMELSRQEQGSLAGLINSNNGAAFAVAPIGSTALYGLHPTLPLVVCVVLLVLVVAFAYTNPKLQTVAKVAEPVTAL; encoded by the coding sequence ATGGGTGCTTCCGAGGGCATCGGCCAGGTCCGTCTACCACCCGGGGCGCAGGCGCCCGTCTTGTACGCCACCTTGATGCTGGCCTTCATGGGGCAGATGCTTCTCAATCCGCTCATTGCGCCGCTGTCCCGGGAGATGGGGATGAAGGAATGGCATATGGGTGCCACCATCTCGATAGCGGCAGTGATGTTGGCCCTCACTAGTCCTTATTGGGGGAAAGCGTCCCAGCGTCACGGTGCGAAGCGGACATTGGTGACAGCGATGGGTATTGCCATGACGGCGCTGTTCGGCGTCGTGTGCATCGCCTACCTGGGAATGAACGGGATCTGGGTGGGCTCCTCGATGGTCATTGGTTTCATGGTGGCCCGCGGTCTTGTCTATGGCTCCGCAATCTCCGCCGTCTCCCCGACCGTTCAGACGCATCTGGTGACCCACACCGATACCGAAGCCCAGCGCGTCAAGGCGGTCGGAGGGATCGGCGCCGTCACCGGCTTGTCCAGCATTCTCGGTGCCTTTATCGGTGGGGCGTTGGCCGCGATAGGTGGGTTGATGCTTCCGCTGATCGTGATGCCGTTCCTGATGCTGATCGGCATCGTGGTGCTCGCGGTCCGGTTCACATCAGAGGGCTCGCTGCGTGTAGACGAGCAGCCGTTGACAGTGTCTTACCGCGATCCACGGGCCTTCCCGTTCCTCATCTCAGGCTTGTTGATGTACATCGTCTTCTCTTCGCTGGCGACTCTGACTGGCTTCATCCTGCAAGATCGATTCGCGTTGTCCCCGGAGGGGACCGCCGGGGTCACCGCGCTGTACATGGTGATGATGTCGGTCATGTTGATCGCCGCCCAGGCGGTATTCGCGCCCAAGTTGGGATGGAACTCGGTGCAGTTGCTGCGACGCGGACTGCTGATCGCTGCAGTGGCGATGGTGCTGTTCATTCCCAGCCACTCGTTCGTCCTGTTCGGTGTTGCCATTTCGCTATTCGGTCTGGGAACCGGTTTGGCCATGCCGGGTTACAACGCGGGGCCGACGATGGAGCTGTCGCGGCAAGAACAAGGAAGTCTTGCGGGGCTGATCAACTCCAATAACGGTGCGGCGTTTGCCGTGGCACCGATCGGCTCGACAGCTCTATACGGCCTACACCCCACGCTCCCTCTCGTGGTCTGCGTAGTTCTGCTGGTTCTCGTTGTGGCGTTCGCTTACACAAATCCCAAGTTGCAGACCGTGGCGAAGGTAGCTGAACCAGTCACAGCCCTCTGA
- a CDS encoding enterochelin esterase domain-containing protein, producing the protein MERLLPTLCSSHGAPPAADPGWWQELENAGPEQVMRWWDQGVQTPVTGEPFWFDGQQVCEVTFVVEQADPRTEVMVHLNGLTDRHREDITPALMHPVPGTPLRRLSYLLSADGSYGYRLVSDSPIDRHAGRSRPGWLAIHQAGQPDPGNPRRLPHARGGTSSIWSGPLAVSTPGWDERDGVAETGWLDLEVVHTDGLHRRLWLHRPDSAEKTTDTLLVVHDGAMWRRLGLRRALAANGFGHVPVVLIDSISLDQRAADLPVPERIGTITADVLNAVADRLGHRPNPAHTLIAGQSFGGLAAAATLARYSHLARSAIVQSGSFWWHPEGGERLVDQQAGDLSGARVVLQAGTDEPNMIALAEEAAAWLGTHGATTSVTPWRGGHDYAWWRHGLIQGLRELLG; encoded by the coding sequence ATGGAGCGACTTCTGCCGACCCTGTGCTCCTCGCACGGGGCGCCGCCGGCCGCCGACCCTGGGTGGTGGCAGGAACTCGAGAACGCCGGACCCGAACAGGTCATGCGCTGGTGGGATCAGGGCGTGCAAACCCCGGTGACCGGCGAGCCGTTCTGGTTCGACGGCCAACAAGTCTGTGAGGTGACGTTCGTTGTCGAGCAGGCGGACCCGCGCACGGAGGTCATGGTGCACCTCAACGGCCTCACCGACCGCCACCGGGAGGACATCACGCCAGCCCTCATGCATCCGGTTCCGGGCACTCCCCTGCGCCGGCTCAGCTACCTGCTCAGCGCCGATGGCAGCTACGGATATCGCCTGGTGTCCGACTCACCCATCGACCGTCATGCCGGCCGCAGCAGGCCGGGATGGTTGGCGATCCACCAAGCAGGCCAGCCCGATCCCGGTAATCCGCGCCGTCTACCGCACGCCCGCGGCGGGACCTCCAGCATCTGGTCGGGCCCCCTGGCCGTGTCGACGCCCGGGTGGGATGAGCGCGACGGCGTAGCCGAAACAGGCTGGCTGGACCTGGAGGTAGTACACACCGACGGTCTGCATAGAAGGCTGTGGCTGCACCGACCAGACTCCGCGGAGAAGACCACCGACACCCTGCTGGTGGTCCACGACGGCGCCATGTGGCGCAGGCTCGGTCTTCGGCGGGCACTGGCCGCCAACGGGTTCGGGCACGTGCCGGTGGTGCTGATCGACAGCATCAGCCTCGACCAACGGGCGGCCGATCTACCGGTCCCCGAGCGGATCGGCACGATCACCGCAGACGTCCTGAACGCGGTGGCCGACCGGCTCGGCCACCGGCCGAACCCGGCGCACACGCTCATCGCCGGGCAGTCCTTCGGAGGGCTAGCGGCGGCAGCGACGCTGGCCCGCTACTCGCACCTGGCCCGGTCGGCCATCGTCCAGTCAGGCTCCTTCTGGTGGCATCCCGAGGGCGGAGAACGTCTTGTGGACCAGCAGGCGGGTGATCTGAGCGGAGCTCGCGTGGTGTTGCAGGCCGGTACCGATGAGCCGAACATGATCGCCTTGGCCGAGGAGGCTGCCGCGTGGTTGGGCACTCACGGAGCCACCACGTCCGTGACGCCCTGGCGCGGAGGCCACGATTACGCGTGGTGGCGCCACGGACTCATCCAGGGGCTGCGGGAGCTGCTGGGCTGA